GCACGGCATGGCCCGCGCCGCGCGGCCCTCTCCCCGCGGGGGCTGCCGCCCTTGGGGGCTTCTGGACTGGGCCGCGTTCGGCTGcggggggagctgctgggggtcCTACCCTTGCCCGCAGCTCCCACGCGTGGTATTAGCAGCCACAGGCCTGGGGAATATGCAGTGTCTGGaaactggggttttttgcttgtttggggggcgtgtgtgtgtttgtgttttttttttttttaaatccttgagGGAGTCTCTGTGAAATATTCTAAACCAGTATATTTTAAGATCCATGTGAATAAATAGAACTGTTTTTTCAGGTATATTTTATATCAGTTTTATAGCTTGTGTACagttttttcaaaacaattacGAGGTTTTTTTGAATCTGTGGAACTGGCTGTCAGCTTTTAGCCTCTTGAATTATTCTTATATTCCTCAAGTAGTAACAAGATATGAATGACTTCGAACAGTGAAAGAAGATTCCATGTATTTCATTTGAGAATGCAATTGAATCAGTaaaatcttttctgaagaaCTTTCCATTAGAAGTGAAAAGAACAGAGTTGTATTCCTTATTGCCCAGCATGACTATTACAAAAGTAATTTAAGAGCTCTTTGAAGTaagttgctgcttttgtgtAACAGACTTACTTTGAAGgtggtttgtatttttcttatttggttggtttgggtaTTTTagtttggttgggttttggttttgtttttttgtttttgttggttttttttgcctggtTGTCTTCTGGTGTGCACTTCTGAGATGaaatttctttcagtaattaaaaaggattttaacAGTTACAGATGTGAGAAGTTACAATCCTTGACAGAGCACTAGACCTGCAGAGTTTGGCCCAACTGAGCACTGAACTGCAGTAGCAAGGTTTTAATAAGCTGCTCAGCTTCTTTGCTTGCTTATATTTTGTTACTACTGCTATATTAGGCCTGTTGCAGTAATGCATTTTTTGCTACCTCACATGCTACCAGTGACATTGGCAGTGCTGCTGAATCAGTCTTTGATATTCCTGACCATTCTTCATTATTCCCAGTGAGAACTTCTGCTGGCATCTGTCCTGTTTGGGAGACTGTTTGGGGTGTGCTGTATCTTTTGTCACAGATGCATCTATGATCAGAGATGTTATCTTTTTCCATGTAAGGAGAGCTAGCTTATGTGAAAGATAAATACAAAAACTTGTTGAAACAAACTATTGGTCGTTGATATGTGATTAAGACCCTTTGTCCAGCAATTAACGTCTACGTAATTATTCCATTAGGTATTTATTGCACAGTCAAGAGCTTCTGGAAGCCACCGAGATGTTGAAGATGAGGAGCTTACACGAATCTTTGTTATGATACCAAAATCCTATACAGAGGAGGATCTGCGAGAGAAGTTTAAGGTAGTGATTTGctgtttgttaatttttattttaaattgccttTGTCTTAATTTATCAGAAGGGCTTAATGCGTGGCACtaatgcattttcaaatattgcaaattaatgtgctttttaattGTTCTAGATGTATGGAGACATTGAATATTGcagcattattaaaaacaagacTACTGGAGAAAGTAAAGGTTTGGGCTATGTGAGATATTTAAAACCATCGCAAGCTGCCCGAGCAATTGAAGAGTGTGATCGAAGTAAGAATCTGATTGAATTCTTTCAAGTTTTTCGCAATAAGTGTGTATCATCATTAATGTAcctttaatttttagttttgtttgcaGGTAAATGATTTATGATGTAATCACATCTTGAGACAAGGTTCcattgcaaataaaaaacagtATTATTAACATTCATTGAGAACAGTCACCTGATTACATTCTTGAAGGACCAAACTGCAAGTAAGATCAGTGAAAAGAGTTTAGAAATGGATGAAGAGTTTTCTGTCATGCATTATTATTGGCCTGTAATGTAGGCTTCATACCCAGGAGAACCTCATTTTAATTTATCCCTGggaatatgcattttaaatcaaatgtatttaataaaaaatgaatttatgtataaaatgtatttgatagTCTATATATTTAAAGGTAGATTAATCCTAATTGAAGTTTGGGggatgttttggtttgttttcatttaatgtcATGATTAATctattacagaaagaaagactTCATATGCTTTATGACCAAACATGTGTCACTTATATTTGGTGGTACTAGAGCATGTATTAATGAATCTGAGTGAGTGAGTCTGGTGGAAGGCCACTAAGGTGGTCAGGGGCTGAAGCACATGACTTAGGGGGAGAgactgagggaactgggcttGCTCAtccaggagaagaaaagcttttgggGAAACCtaacagcagccttccagtcCAGCCTCCTGTTCAATGTTTGCTTAAtcataaatacaaaacagcTTGGTGTATGGGtgtggttgttgtttttgttgttgtgtgtgttgttgtttggttttctttttctctctccagtaATATATGTGGTGGTTCTACATCATACCTATCATAAGTGGTTGtacaaaaattgtatttgtgaCAATTCTTGTATAGGAATAAGTCTGAGATCACTTAGCAGTtaaattttacttcctttttgcTGTGAGGCTAAAATGAGATTAGTTGGATAGCCTGAGGGTAATACCTGTTtctttcataaaaacaaaatgtagaACAGTGCAAAACATACATAAACTGCTATTCTAACACAGAAGTTCAGGTGACTGCCTCTGGAGTGTCTCTGAGTCCTGCCAGGTTGAAGTTGGgcaagatgacctccagaggacccttccaacccctctgctcaaGCAGTGTCACCTGGGCACCatggttgcccaggaccatgtccagacagcttttgactgtctccaaggatggagactccacaaccactctaggcaacctgtgccagtgctcagtcactcTTACCGCAAGTAGGCTCTGTTGTGCTTAACTTGTGACTAGGAGTAGTTCTATGTGGAAGCTGTTAACTTTCACACAGTTATTATGCAGACTTAGGGAGTTACAGATTAGTTACCTTCCTATTTTTCTTACTGGGTTTTCTAAATGATACATTTCTAAATACAGTACTTAAGAATGTGGATGCGATCAGATAATTCAGATGTACTGAGCTGTTGCTATATGTGTGGTTGTTTCAGGCTACAGGGCCATTTTGGCTGAACCTAAAAATAAGTCATCTGAGTCTTTTGAACACGATTATTACAGTAATAACACGAGACAAGAACCAAGAGGAAATACACTTCCGTTTTGTAAGTCATAGCTTTTTatactaaaaattatttgtagtCTTGAGTATGGTGACAAAGTAAGAATGCAGTCTGGACAAAGGGAAGCTAACAGAGGCTTAGGTCAACACTGCAATAGTAGATTGGATGTTGGAGTTAGAAACAACCCAggcattttatttctatatttttatgtctttgctCTAGTTGGCTGATTATTTTGTGACCTGCAGCGGTGAAATAAATGTGTTACCTTTAATATATAATTGACTTGGATTACTTTTACAAGttgaatgaaaaatacttaTGAAATGAAGGCATGCTAGTGTGATGACTCAAATTATTTGTTGATTCTTGAGGTGGGCAGCCAGAGTTTtgtagttttgaaaaaaatgagagcagAATTCAAGAGTCGGTCTCCAAACGTCTGTCAGTGGTATCACGGCTTCCCTTTATACAAGAACAGCTGTTTGCCCTCTTTGATATAGTTCCAGGACTGGAGTATTGTGATGTTCAGCGAGATCCTCACACCAATAGTGGtaagtaaaattacaaattattattatacttGACTTCATTTGTATTGCAAAATACAGTACACTCGTTGGGAAGAATTAATGTTTCATGTATCAATGGTTGCTGCTATCACTGATGCATAAGCCCCAAAGTCAGGTTTGTTTGAACCTCTGTTTACAGATAGCCTTAAATGCCTTTGCTTTCAGATTATACAATCTCAAGAAGGACAGAATCAAACCCATGAGAAGCGGGTTTGGTAAAACTAAGTTAATTAGTTGCAGAAATTATCGGGCATCTAgtttaaatttcctttaaacACATCTTTTGAGTTTTCATCTTTAaatgggtgtgtgtgtctgtgtgtagcAGTTGACATGAGTTAACAGGATGAAATCATAAAAAAACAAATTGCGTTTGTattggaaggtttttttttttatttcagtcttttgctgttgctgagaGAAAGAGGTCTGTTCTCAAAGAGGCTTGAAATGGAAATGATTCAGAGAGTTAAAATGTACAGTACTGGAGATTCACTTCTGATGGgataattgcattttaaaatgaaactgtgtatgtgtgtgttttttaattcaggCTTAGGGAAGAAGACATGTTTTCACTTGTACTTTATTACCAGCTTTTCAAGTTATCATAAATATAGCTGATTGTCACTACTTAATTCTGCTGAAGTTTTCCTCACAAATGCTACTGATTAAGTAATGTAATGTGTGGTAAAAAAGACTTAAGAATTTTTTATCATCCATGACTAATGTGAAGTTTAATCATATTGCTTTATATGAGTGTAGTTTGTTCTTAAGATTTACCTGTATCATACTGAAGCTGTGTGCACTGTATTTGTAGGGCATGCTGTGATTCAGTATAGTACTGCTGCGTCAGCTATATATGCCAAGTATAAACTACATGGGTTTGAGTATCCTCCTGGAAATCGATTAACTGTCATTTTCCTAGAAGATGGGAGTGATAGCTCAGAGTAAGTACCGATAAACAAAGACACTTGTGAGTTGTGTTCTGGAGagcaaagtttaaaataaatacatttttaatataagtaACAGCAATGTCATTGTGATCTTGTTTCATACATGTAGATAGTATTGTTTAAAATTTaggtggatttttaaaatttttttgaatAGTTTAGAATAAACCTTTTGAAACTTACTAGTCTTTGATAAAACATTAGAATATATACTCTTAAGATACATTGGAAAAACTTGGATTTGGCAAGAATCTTTGTAAGTATCTCTAATACATAACAAGGCTGGAGTCTGTTTTTGATGAGGTTTTTGTATTAGAAACAGATTTATCTAGTTGATCTCTTGGTTGTATTTGCAGTGCTGCAAATAGTAGCCTTGTGAAGGACATATGTAGAGTAATACTGTGTGCTGAGGATTTGATACTCCCACTGCATGGAGATTGTCAGGTTTTACTTTGACCATCTTTAATCTGTTCCTGTGATTTGAATGCCCATTACAGGTTGCAATGGCTTAGGTGTGCTCCTGCAGTGAGTATTTTGGCTTAGTTTCATCCTAAAGGAATCTAGTTTGTCAAACCTATTCTGGGATATGAATGAGGTCAGTAAGGAGGGACAATGGGGAGATTCACTTCAGAAGTGCATGCctgatttaaactgaaaaaaatattcattgcAACTGTCCTTCTTGCAGGCAATTTCCTTCATTCTTCAATAATTCCTACTAGTTCATGGTCCTACAACACGGGCTGTGAATGTATACAAAAAATGcaattgctttttcttattctgcaacagaacaaattaaaaattcctgGAAAACGAGAGCTGTAAGTAAATTTTCTGTGATAATGTTCTGACTTCTGAATTGAATTTCTGTGCTCTTTTTGGAAACAGGTGAAATTTTTCTGTCCCTTCTGCCTTTTAGTTACCTTTTACAAAATGTAGTGGGCTCTATAGACTTAATTCCCTCCCAAGTATTAAGAAAAGTAAAGAAGAGGTTTTGTATCTTTGTATGTAGAAATGTATGAGTGTTTTCAGTGAGTTGCAGCTAAGCATGCATACTTTCAGATCATTTCTAGAGTGTCATGGAAGCCTGCTGTGATTTTCATTATCTACAGGAGTTTACAGATTTCCAGAGACTTTTAGATGTGCgttaaaacttattttcttttgctgagtTTAAGATTACTGTGACTTAAGGCTATCCTTTAAATAGTTTATTATCACTTCTGCTTGCAGTCTCATCAGAAAAATGGCCACACAGCTGGTAACAGCACATGTGTCATCAGTGTTGCGGAATAACAATGCAATTGTTCAGCAGTATAGGACACCTCCTGTAAGTTTATTAACATTACATTAATTGTGTTTGTATTGCATTACATTAATACATTAATTATTAATGGATGCTGTTAATACTCTCTGAATTGTAGGAAACTTAAGATGTGTCAATAAAGAACACTGCTTACTTTCTTCTGTAACTGAGATGCTGTGTTCTTAAGATGTACCTCTGGTTGGTTTGTACATCTTTATTCCCTGTAAAAGTGACTGACCTTACTTGGATTTATTGTCCAATTTAATGAAATAACCAAAGTAAACAAATTAAGATGAGAACTCGTAGAGCCAGTTTATGTGCTGTGATGGGAACAAAAATTGTAAATaaggcaaaattattttcacccTGACCATTGGTTAATTTATACTtgcatcttttttccccctctgtttcAGCAGGCATTTGGAGGAACTTCTGGCTCACAGTTACTTCAGCCACAAACAGATGCCATACTtccaccacacaaaaaaaaagttccacCTGACACTTCTGTGAAGGAAAGGCTTTTCATACTTTTTCATCCCCATCCTTTACCTGTAAATGTATTGGAGGATATATTCTGGTAAGACTCCATTTACAAATAAGTGCTCTTTAACCAAAAAAATAaccatgaaatatttaaaataaatgttgaaaataaaaaagattgtCATCATGAAGAGTGCACAGTGATCAGTAAGTAATAAATGATCAATAGGTAACAGTTGCTTTTTGAAACAAGTGTGTAATGGAATTCACCTTGAGGCATAGATAGTGTCATCAGTACAGCAGCTTTATTATTGATTAACATAATCTCAAGTAAGATgtctagtcttttttttttaaccaaaagaTGTTGTACTTCCAGTTCTTATAGCTTGATCTATTTGGCATTTTcttgtatgtatttctttaaggAATTTAAGTATTTTGATAAATTTCCACAGTAACTTTGGGGAGTAAGTAtagggaggtttttttttctgatacatcCTGGGACATTTTGATGGTTTGCATCTTACTTACACTATTTCAGCTGTCCTTTCACATGCCTCCCTATGAGGAACAAAGGCTTGAGAGACAATTTTTGccatctttaaaacaaatctatAGTTTAGCTGTTCTCCAATGTGTtgtattacttatttttagtaaactcctgaagaaaaagtaatttccctTTTCTGGCGTTTCTGGCATTTGCAATAAATCTTTGGAAAGCCAAAAGCaccaggagaggaaaagaaacaatatgCATTTGTGTGGGATTTAAAACTGTACCTATTTGAtgtgctggagaagaaaaaggctaTGCACCCTAGTCTTGACACTTGTATAACTTCTGTATGAAGGAAGCAGactttatttatgttttttaaggAACTGTCTAGGAATCTCCAGAGGAGTTGTAAATCTGGCTTATTCCATAAAGCTTTAGTGCTTGCTTTCTGAGTCATTTCAGTGAGACCTTTTCAAAGATAATCACAACCGAGCAAGTTCATTTAAGTAAGATGCAAGTTTAGCCTCTTAAATTATCTGCTAGTCTGTGTGTATTcctgtgtgggtttgtttgggttttcttttggggTATGCGTGGTGTGGAGgggtgttgttttgtttttgtggggaTTTTTGAGTTCCATTTAGTCTTTGGGGACCATAGTATTGATTAACTTACatacattcttttaaataagaGAGAAATCGCCAGTGCTTGTGGTTCTGTTGTAATATTCCATAGAAAACATCGTCTGTGgacttctggttttatttctattccTGCTTGGAATTCTagagaaaggaaagtaaaaacTGGGCATTTTGAAGGAGAGGAGCACAAGAAAATCTAGCATGCATGTGAGAATATAGTTTTTGCAGCTACAAAATCATATCTGCTTCATATTGGGTAATAGGTATCTCTGCAGCAAAACCTGTAAATTATCTAATtacctcttcccccccccccctcctccttttttccagtcGTTTTGGACACTTGATAAAAGTTTACCTTGTGGCTGGAAAAAATGTGGGCTATGCAAAATTTGCAGACAGAGCAAGTGCCAGTGATGCCATAACTGCGTTACATGGGAAGATTGTGAACGGAGTCAGGCTTAAAGTAAGGTTGGCAGACTCACCTACAGAAGAATCTAATAAGCGTCAGAGAACTTACTGATCAGGTGAGTACCCCATCTGAGCCATTACTTAAACTGAAGCTCAACTACTTGAAATAGCGATAGGCAGAGTATTTTGAGGTTAGATATGAACTTGCAGTGATAaacttaaaatatctttttagcTAACAACTGGAAATTTACTTTTGTGATGTATGTGTGTCTATGTATATATGGGGGGGTGTATGCTTATATATGCACGCATACGCTTTATTTTggtaaaaatctatttttataatttttgaaCAAATATGAACTAGTTGATTAACGTCAGTCTGGGTGTTAATAGAAATATTCACTTTATGTACAGAAGAGTATCAGTTAACATTGAAAAGagtatgcaaaaataaacaatggAACTGAGATCAGCTTGTGTGtgtctttctttcattaaaaacacatgCCCTCACCTTGATGTTGGATAAAGATGTAGATTTCAGCCCCTGAAGGGCAGAGGAGAGAAGgggtaaataaaaaaagggcATGGGAAGGACAGGGAAGGTTGCCAGGTGAAACTGAAGGCTTGGGATATTTGGGTCATCTGGATTCTCAGAAATCAAGTGTAGCTGGAATGTGTGATAGTGAAGAAAATATTGCAGAGCGTGTTGTGGAGGGATTGAATTGGGGGTTTTTAACATTAGGATtattaccaaaagaaaaatgtagttgG
The DNA window shown above is from Falco naumanni isolate bFalNau1 chromosome 8, bFalNau1.pat, whole genome shotgun sequence and carries:
- the RBM45 gene encoding RNA-binding protein 45 isoform X1 — translated: MLSPRRKGRCGRSPPVPEKSQRSPAAREPGGSAMEEGSSFRLSAECLDEPPNSRVFVVLGKDTGEALIRERFAPFGDIQNIWLLRDKRTNESRGIAFIKFARSSQACRAMEEMHGRSLAPDTKPIKVFIAQSRASGSHRDVEDEELTRIFVMIPKSYTEEDLREKFKMYGDIEYCSIIKNKTTGESKGLGYVRYLKPSQAARAIEECDRILFAGYRAILAEPKNKSSESFEHDYYSNNTRQEPRGNTLPFCGQPEFCSFEKNESRIQESVSKRLSVVSRLPFIQEQLFALFDIVPGLEYCDVQRDPHTNSGHAVIQYSTAASAIYAKYKLHGFEYPPGNRLTVIFLEDGSDSSDLIRKMATQLVTAHVSSVLRNNNAIVQQYRTPPQAFGGTSGSQLLQPQTDAILPPHKKKVPPDTSVKERLFILFHPHPLPVNVLEDIFCRFGHLIKVYLVAGKNVGYAKFADRASASDAITALHGKIVNGVRLKVRLADSPTEESNKRQRTY
- the RBM45 gene encoding RNA-binding protein 45 isoform X4, translating into MLSPRRKGRCGRSPPVPEKSQRSPAAREPGGSAMEEGSSFRLSAECLDEPPNSRVFVVLGKDTGEALIRERFAPFGDIQNIWLLRDKRTNESRGIAFIKFARSSQACRAMEEMHGRSLAPDTKPIKVFIAQSRASGSHRDVEDEELTRIFVMIPKSYTEEDLREKFKMYGDIEYCSIIKNKTTGESKGLGYVRYLKPSQAARAIEECDRSYRAILAEPKNKSSESFEHDYYSNNTRQEPRGNTLPFCGQPEFCSFEKNESRIQESVSKRLSVVSRLPFIQEQLFALFDIVPGLEYCDVQRDPHTNSGHAVIQYSTAASAIYAKYKLHGFEYPPGNRLTVIFLEDGSDSSDLIRKMATQLVTAHVSSVLRNNNAIVQQYRTPPAFGGTSGSQLLQPQTDAILPPHKKKVPPDTSVKERLFILFHPHPLPVNVLEDIFCRFGHLIKVYLVAGKNVGYAKFADRASASDAITALHGKIVNGVRLKVRLADSPTEESNKRQRTY
- the RBM45 gene encoding RNA-binding protein 45 isoform X2, whose product is MLSPRRKGRCGRSPPVPEKSQRSPAAREPGGSAMEEGSSFRLSAECLDEPPNSRVFVVLGKDTGEALIRERFAPFGDIQNIWLLRDKRTNESRGIAFIKFARSSQACRAMEEMHGRSLAPDTKPIKVFIAQSRASGSHRDVEDEELTRIFVMIPKSYTEEDLREKFKMYGDIEYCSIIKNKTTGESKGLGYVRYLKPSQAARAIEECDRILFAGYRAILAEPKNKSSESFEHDYYSNNTRQEPRGNTLPFCGQPEFCSFEKNESRIQESVSKRLSVVSRLPFIQEQLFALFDIVPGLEYCDVQRDPHTNSGHAVIQYSTAASAIYAKYKLHGFEYPPGNRLTVIFLEDGSDSSDLIRKMATQLVTAHVSSVLRNNNAIVQQYRTPPAFGGTSGSQLLQPQTDAILPPHKKKVPPDTSVKERLFILFHPHPLPVNVLEDIFCRFGHLIKVYLVAGKNVGYAKFADRASASDAITALHGKIVNGVRLKVRLADSPTEESNKRQRTY
- the RBM45 gene encoding RNA-binding protein 45 isoform X3; protein product: MLSPRRKGRCGRSPPVPEKSQRSPAAREPGGSAMEEGSSFRLSAECLDEPPNSRVFVVLGKDTGEALIRERFAPFGDIQNIWLLRDKRTNESRGIAFIKFARSSQACRAMEEMHGRSLAPDTKPIKVFIAQSRASGSHRDVEDEELTRIFVMIPKSYTEEDLREKFKMYGDIEYCSIIKNKTTGESKGLGYVRYLKPSQAARAIEECDRSYRAILAEPKNKSSESFEHDYYSNNTRQEPRGNTLPFCGQPEFCSFEKNESRIQESVSKRLSVVSRLPFIQEQLFALFDIVPGLEYCDVQRDPHTNSGHAVIQYSTAASAIYAKYKLHGFEYPPGNRLTVIFLEDGSDSSDLIRKMATQLVTAHVSSVLRNNNAIVQQYRTPPQAFGGTSGSQLLQPQTDAILPPHKKKVPPDTSVKERLFILFHPHPLPVNVLEDIFCRFGHLIKVYLVAGKNVGYAKFADRASASDAITALHGKIVNGVRLKVRLADSPTEESNKRQRTY